Proteins from a single region of Syngnathus typhle isolate RoL2023-S1 ecotype Sweden linkage group LG10, RoL_Styp_1.0, whole genome shotgun sequence:
- the pklr gene encoding pyruvate kinase PKLR isoform X2 → MARIRRYSESMTLPDSFIQRQQLDASMADTFLEHLCLLDIDQEPITARNTSIICTIGPASRSIPKLQEMVKAGMNIARLNFSHGSHEYHSETIKNIREAVDTITSDPLYYRPVAIALDTKGPEIRTGLVNGKVEEEVKLEKGSHVHVVTAQADKDSTDGKTIWVDYPRLPQVLKRGGKIYIDDGLIGLKVLETGPDWVDTVVEADGVLGSRKGVNLPGCDLIDMPAVSERDEADLRFGVAQGVDMVFASFIRSAQDVRDVRRALGPHGRDIKVISKVESRQGVQNIEEILSESDGVMVARGDLGIEIPAEKVFIAQKMMIGRCNSNGKPVICATQMLESMVAHPRPTRAEGSDVANAVLDGADCVMLSGETAKGLFPVEAVAMMHSICREAEAAIFHQQLFEELRRLTPLSSDPTEVTAIGAVESSFKCCAGAIIVLTTSGRSAQLLSRYRPRCPIIAVTRSPQVARQSQLLRGVFPVLFHPLPAPVWADDVDNRVNFGMDIGKARGFFKEGDMVIIVTGWIPGSGHTNIMRAINVT, encoded by the exons ATGG CTCGCATCAGACGCTACTCGGAGTCCATGACGCTGCCCGACTCTTTCATCCAGCGCCAGCAGCTGGACGCCAGCATGGCGGACACCTTCCTGGAGCATCTGTGTCTTCTGGACATTGACCAAGAGCCCATCACGGCGCGCAACACCAGCATCATCTGCACTATCG gCCCCGCCTCCAGATCCATTCCCAAACTGCAGGAGATGGTGAAAGCTGGGATGAACATTGCACGTTTGAATTTCTCTCATGGTTCCCACGAG TACCACAGTGAAACCATCAAGAACATCCGCGAGGCGGTGGACACGATCACGTCGGACCCCTTGTACTATCGGCCCGTGGCCATCGCCTTGGATACCAAAGGACCAGAAATACGTACTGGATTGGTGAACGGG aaagtggaggaggaggtgaaGCTGGAAAAGGGCAGCCATGTCCATGTGGTGACAGCACAGGCTGACAAAGACTCCACAGACGGCAAGACCATCTGGGTGGACTATCCCCGCCTACCGCAGGTCCTAAAGAGGGGCGGCAAGATCTACATCGATGACGGCCTCATTGGGCTGAAAGTTCTGGAAACGG GTCCGGACTGGGTAGACACGGTGGTTGAAGCCGACGGCGTGCTGGGCAGCCGCAAAGGCGTCAACCTGCCCGGCTGCGACCTGATCGACATGCCGGCGGTCAGCGAGCGAGACGAGGCCGACTTGAGGTTCGGCGTGGCGCAGGGTGTGGACATGGTCTTCGCCAGTTTTATCCGCTCGGCGCAGGACGTCCGCGACGTCAGGCGAGCCCTGGGCCCGCACGGCAGAGACATCAAGGTGATCAGCAAGGTGGAGAGTCGCCAAGGGGTCCAGAA CATCGAGGAGATCTTATCGGAAAGCGACGGCGTGATGGTTGCCAGGGGCGACCTGGGCATAGAGATCCCCGCCGAGAAAGTCTTCATCGCCCAGAAGATGATGATCGGTCGCTGCAACTCAAATGGCAAGCCTGTCATCTGTGCCACGCAG aTGCTGGAGAGCATGGTGGCCCACCCGCGGCCCACGCGAGCCGAGGGCAGTGATGTGGCCAACGCTGTGCTGGATGGAGCAGACTGTGTTATGTTGTCCGGTGAGACTGCCAAGGGCCTGTTTCCCGTGGAGGCGGTCGCCATGATGCAttcg ATCTGCAGGGAGGCAGAGGCGGCCATTTTCCACCAACAGCTATTTGAGGAGTTGCGCCGCCTGACTCCTCTGTCCTCGGACCCCACGGAGGTGACGGCTATCGGGGCCGTTGAGTCATCCTTTAAGTGTTGTGCTGGCGCCATTATTGTCCTCACCACCAGTGGCAG GTCGGCGCAGCTCCTCTCTAGGTATCGGCCTCGATGTCCAATCATTGCAGTCACCAGGAGCCCGCAG GTGGCGCGTCAGTCGCAGTTGCTCCGAGGTGTCTTCCCCGTCCTCTTTCACCCTCTGCCCGCGCCCGTCTGGGCTGACGATGTCGACAACCGGGTCAACTTTGGAATGGACATAG GCAAGGCCAGAGGCTTCTTCAAAGAGGGCGACATGGTGATCATTGTGACTGGCTGGATCCCCGGGTCGGGTCACACCAACATCATGAGGGCCATTAACGTGACATAA
- the pklr gene encoding pyruvate kinase PKLR isoform X1, translated as MSAARIRRYSESMTLPDSFIQRQQLDASMADTFLEHLCLLDIDQEPITARNTSIICTIGPASRSIPKLQEMVKAGMNIARLNFSHGSHEYHSETIKNIREAVDTITSDPLYYRPVAIALDTKGPEIRTGLVNGKVEEEVKLEKGSHVHVVTAQADKDSTDGKTIWVDYPRLPQVLKRGGKIYIDDGLIGLKVLETGPDWVDTVVEADGVLGSRKGVNLPGCDLIDMPAVSERDEADLRFGVAQGVDMVFASFIRSAQDVRDVRRALGPHGRDIKVISKVESRQGVQNIEEILSESDGVMVARGDLGIEIPAEKVFIAQKMMIGRCNSNGKPVICATQMLESMVAHPRPTRAEGSDVANAVLDGADCVMLSGETAKGLFPVEAVAMMHSICREAEAAIFHQQLFEELRRLTPLSSDPTEVTAIGAVESSFKCCAGAIIVLTTSGRSAQLLSRYRPRCPIIAVTRSPQVARQSQLLRGVFPVLFHPLPAPVWADDVDNRVNFGMDIGKARGFFKEGDMVIIVTGWIPGSGHTNIMRAINVT; from the exons ATGTCGGCAGCTCGCATCAGACGCTACTCGGAGTCCATGACGCTGCCCGACTCTTTCATCCAGCGCCAGCAGCTGGACGCCAGCATGGCGGACACCTTCCTGGAGCATCTGTGTCTTCTGGACATTGACCAAGAGCCCATCACGGCGCGCAACACCAGCATCATCTGCACTATCG gCCCCGCCTCCAGATCCATTCCCAAACTGCAGGAGATGGTGAAAGCTGGGATGAACATTGCACGTTTGAATTTCTCTCATGGTTCCCACGAG TACCACAGTGAAACCATCAAGAACATCCGCGAGGCGGTGGACACGATCACGTCGGACCCCTTGTACTATCGGCCCGTGGCCATCGCCTTGGATACCAAAGGACCAGAAATACGTACTGGATTGGTGAACGGG aaagtggaggaggaggtgaaGCTGGAAAAGGGCAGCCATGTCCATGTGGTGACAGCACAGGCTGACAAAGACTCCACAGACGGCAAGACCATCTGGGTGGACTATCCCCGCCTACCGCAGGTCCTAAAGAGGGGCGGCAAGATCTACATCGATGACGGCCTCATTGGGCTGAAAGTTCTGGAAACGG GTCCGGACTGGGTAGACACGGTGGTTGAAGCCGACGGCGTGCTGGGCAGCCGCAAAGGCGTCAACCTGCCCGGCTGCGACCTGATCGACATGCCGGCGGTCAGCGAGCGAGACGAGGCCGACTTGAGGTTCGGCGTGGCGCAGGGTGTGGACATGGTCTTCGCCAGTTTTATCCGCTCGGCGCAGGACGTCCGCGACGTCAGGCGAGCCCTGGGCCCGCACGGCAGAGACATCAAGGTGATCAGCAAGGTGGAGAGTCGCCAAGGGGTCCAGAA CATCGAGGAGATCTTATCGGAAAGCGACGGCGTGATGGTTGCCAGGGGCGACCTGGGCATAGAGATCCCCGCCGAGAAAGTCTTCATCGCCCAGAAGATGATGATCGGTCGCTGCAACTCAAATGGCAAGCCTGTCATCTGTGCCACGCAG aTGCTGGAGAGCATGGTGGCCCACCCGCGGCCCACGCGAGCCGAGGGCAGTGATGTGGCCAACGCTGTGCTGGATGGAGCAGACTGTGTTATGTTGTCCGGTGAGACTGCCAAGGGCCTGTTTCCCGTGGAGGCGGTCGCCATGATGCAttcg ATCTGCAGGGAGGCAGAGGCGGCCATTTTCCACCAACAGCTATTTGAGGAGTTGCGCCGCCTGACTCCTCTGTCCTCGGACCCCACGGAGGTGACGGCTATCGGGGCCGTTGAGTCATCCTTTAAGTGTTGTGCTGGCGCCATTATTGTCCTCACCACCAGTGGCAG GTCGGCGCAGCTCCTCTCTAGGTATCGGCCTCGATGTCCAATCATTGCAGTCACCAGGAGCCCGCAG GTGGCGCGTCAGTCGCAGTTGCTCCGAGGTGTCTTCCCCGTCCTCTTTCACCCTCTGCCCGCGCCCGTCTGGGCTGACGATGTCGACAACCGGGTCAACTTTGGAATGGACATAG GCAAGGCCAGAGGCTTCTTCAAAGAGGGCGACATGGTGATCATTGTGACTGGCTGGATCCCCGGGTCGGGTCACACCAACATCATGAGGGCCATTAACGTGACATAA
- the pklr gene encoding pyruvate kinase PKLR isoform X3, with amino-acid sequence MTLPDSFIQRQQLDASMADTFLEHLCLLDIDQEPITARNTSIICTIGPASRSIPKLQEMVKAGMNIARLNFSHGSHEYHSETIKNIREAVDTITSDPLYYRPVAIALDTKGPEIRTGLVNGKVEEEVKLEKGSHVHVVTAQADKDSTDGKTIWVDYPRLPQVLKRGGKIYIDDGLIGLKVLETGPDWVDTVVEADGVLGSRKGVNLPGCDLIDMPAVSERDEADLRFGVAQGVDMVFASFIRSAQDVRDVRRALGPHGRDIKVISKVESRQGVQNIEEILSESDGVMVARGDLGIEIPAEKVFIAQKMMIGRCNSNGKPVICATQMLESMVAHPRPTRAEGSDVANAVLDGADCVMLSGETAKGLFPVEAVAMMHSICREAEAAIFHQQLFEELRRLTPLSSDPTEVTAIGAVESSFKCCAGAIIVLTTSGRSAQLLSRYRPRCPIIAVTRSPQVARQSQLLRGVFPVLFHPLPAPVWADDVDNRVNFGMDIGKARGFFKEGDMVIIVTGWIPGSGHTNIMRAINVT; translated from the exons ATGACGCTGCCCGACTCTTTCATCCAGCGCCAGCAGCTGGACGCCAGCATGGCGGACACCTTCCTGGAGCATCTGTGTCTTCTGGACATTGACCAAGAGCCCATCACGGCGCGCAACACCAGCATCATCTGCACTATCG gCCCCGCCTCCAGATCCATTCCCAAACTGCAGGAGATGGTGAAAGCTGGGATGAACATTGCACGTTTGAATTTCTCTCATGGTTCCCACGAG TACCACAGTGAAACCATCAAGAACATCCGCGAGGCGGTGGACACGATCACGTCGGACCCCTTGTACTATCGGCCCGTGGCCATCGCCTTGGATACCAAAGGACCAGAAATACGTACTGGATTGGTGAACGGG aaagtggaggaggaggtgaaGCTGGAAAAGGGCAGCCATGTCCATGTGGTGACAGCACAGGCTGACAAAGACTCCACAGACGGCAAGACCATCTGGGTGGACTATCCCCGCCTACCGCAGGTCCTAAAGAGGGGCGGCAAGATCTACATCGATGACGGCCTCATTGGGCTGAAAGTTCTGGAAACGG GTCCGGACTGGGTAGACACGGTGGTTGAAGCCGACGGCGTGCTGGGCAGCCGCAAAGGCGTCAACCTGCCCGGCTGCGACCTGATCGACATGCCGGCGGTCAGCGAGCGAGACGAGGCCGACTTGAGGTTCGGCGTGGCGCAGGGTGTGGACATGGTCTTCGCCAGTTTTATCCGCTCGGCGCAGGACGTCCGCGACGTCAGGCGAGCCCTGGGCCCGCACGGCAGAGACATCAAGGTGATCAGCAAGGTGGAGAGTCGCCAAGGGGTCCAGAA CATCGAGGAGATCTTATCGGAAAGCGACGGCGTGATGGTTGCCAGGGGCGACCTGGGCATAGAGATCCCCGCCGAGAAAGTCTTCATCGCCCAGAAGATGATGATCGGTCGCTGCAACTCAAATGGCAAGCCTGTCATCTGTGCCACGCAG aTGCTGGAGAGCATGGTGGCCCACCCGCGGCCCACGCGAGCCGAGGGCAGTGATGTGGCCAACGCTGTGCTGGATGGAGCAGACTGTGTTATGTTGTCCGGTGAGACTGCCAAGGGCCTGTTTCCCGTGGAGGCGGTCGCCATGATGCAttcg ATCTGCAGGGAGGCAGAGGCGGCCATTTTCCACCAACAGCTATTTGAGGAGTTGCGCCGCCTGACTCCTCTGTCCTCGGACCCCACGGAGGTGACGGCTATCGGGGCCGTTGAGTCATCCTTTAAGTGTTGTGCTGGCGCCATTATTGTCCTCACCACCAGTGGCAG GTCGGCGCAGCTCCTCTCTAGGTATCGGCCTCGATGTCCAATCATTGCAGTCACCAGGAGCCCGCAG GTGGCGCGTCAGTCGCAGTTGCTCCGAGGTGTCTTCCCCGTCCTCTTTCACCCTCTGCCCGCGCCCGTCTGGGCTGACGATGTCGACAACCGGGTCAACTTTGGAATGGACATAG GCAAGGCCAGAGGCTTCTTCAAAGAGGGCGACATGGTGATCATTGTGACTGGCTGGATCCCCGGGTCGGGTCACACCAACATCATGAGGGCCATTAACGTGACATAA
- the LOC133160616 gene encoding potassium/sodium hyperpolarization-activated cyclic nucleotide-gated channel 3 — protein MDGVAGGAGTPSSAGGSGGDSLPRRNGGESKRRSKGNLPSPGYRLSQASLEGEKASLGGDAAAPLGGRNRRLSIMSSGLPFRMAGTPPASVPRSVGFVPSRPALASTSSSAGTGVLVVATGPETTTTTACNTTAAGTPETLGPLSGFGLGLDGEDYSQSNQSTFIQRQFGAMLLPGVNKFSLRMFGSHKAVALEQERLKSAGSWIIHPYSDFRFYWDLLMLVLMMGNLIVLPVGITFFRDENTPSWIIFNVVSDTLFMVDLVLNFRTGIIKEDSTEILLDPRAIRHNYLKSWFLVDFVSSIPVDYIFLMVDSLDSEVYRTARALRIVRFTKILSLLRLLRLSRLIRYIHQWEEIFHMTYDLASAMVRIVNLIGMMLLLCHWDGCLQFLVPMLQDFPPDCWVSKNLMVNDTWGVQYSYALFKAMSHMLCIGYGAQAPEGMTDVWLTMLSMIVGATCYAMFIGHATALIQSLDSSRRQYQEKYKQVEQYMSFHKLPADVRQKIHEYYEHRFQGKMFDEENILGELSEPLKEEIVSFNCRSLVANMPLFANADPNFVTAVLTKLRFEVFQPSDFIIREGTMGKKMYFIQHGRVSVLTRGNKETKLSDGSYFGEICLLTRGRRTASVRADTYCRLYSLSVDSFNEVLEEHPMMRRAFETVAVDRLDRIGRKNSMLLRKSSQGGSLGSSMGRGGGRGGGGAGAGAGLTAGSLGSCDSILVQQIVKHDSMPAMQDAIAAAAAAGRGGVMGGGGNGAMSPRPRPVIWAPLVHAPLQTAAATSNVAIALMHQQQQQHALGGTFFVPSPLISPSPSSSFPLSPPRAPILQPLRPSVSSLIGMMAMSGMGGLSPRAFPASPSSMGPLGGMTSPPVAKTPPTAAAVPVQQGRTLHYNLRLQGDYPSVLGGSLVTPPAGGASTPPVAKMQSAKPVAASSGPSDGSPVATNQQGAKEALLRHSCQGLPALGRLTQEARLLSASQPTLPHRSWAGVQPHPPLHRKASGGNLLAAPFLAGSLARGGSAGMLSSNPAVQPVANLASGPQIQAPLLPNMYVHCGPHGNPLALSASPPSAMPVSPTPVQTPRPKATLSAPSRSSSPPPCSTPPSAGTAPLPLASTPRPKPVTSPSPRSSSPSPSSTPPPSSVSAPVPLPQTFGRKSSLSSSPPSPAVAMSPASPQGARVKASSTPPAVSPLSGASPAPTPIPSPTVTRVARSHPPPTPHSPTSTPSPVIVPQSPGQTLAPPPAQTSTACLSKSQSPSSCLQPSVFSSARSPPPIQISKAMSSLTSNPALAITGSSAKVRFTVHPVKQTHPVLGSSPAPGLNRPAKSSSTKPPSLAATPLGDSAASTLPPQPNTVPLAPGHPSRLDSPSRAAPSMQTATPANGASPKVGQTEPQLPVARKDSEGLRHKLPANM, from the exons ATGGATGGGGTGGCGGGGGGTGCGGGGACCCCCAGTAGCGCAGGAGGCTCCGGGGGTGACAGCCTCCCCCGTCGTAACGGAGGCGAGTCCAAGAGGCGTAGCAAGGGTAACCTCCCCTCGCCGGGCTACAGGTTGTCCCAGGCATCCCTGGAGGGCGAGAAGGCTTCTTTGGGCGGGGACGCGGCCGCCCCCTTGGGGGGACGCAACCGGCGCCTCTCCATCATGAGTTCCGGCCTCCCCTTCCGCATGGCCGGCACGCCACCCGCCTCGGTGCCCCGCTCGGTGGGATTCGTCCCCTCCCGCCCAGCCCTGGCCTCCACCTCCTCGTCGGCGGGCACAGGGGTGCTGGTGGTGGCCACCGGCCCcgagaccaccaccaccaccgcctgCAACACCACAGCAGCGGGGACGCCTGAGACGCTGGGACCGTTGAGTGGGTTTGGCCTGGGCCTGGACGGGGAGGACTACAGCCAGTCCAACCAGAGCACCTTCATCCAGAGGCAGTTTGGAGCCATGCTGCTACCCGGCGTCAACAAGTTCAGCCTGCGCATGTTCGGATCGCACAAGGCCGTGGCTTTGGAGCAGGAACGGCTCAAGTCGGCCGGATCCTGGATCATACACCCCTACAGCGACTTCAG GTTCTACTGGGACCTGTTGATGCTGGTTCTGATGATGGGCAACCTGATTGTGCTGCCGGTGGGCATCACCTTCTTTCGGGATGAGAACACGCCCTCGTGGATCATCTTCAACGTGGTGTCTGACACGCTTTTCATGGTGGACCTGGTTCTCAACTTCCGCACGGGCATCATCAAGGAGGACAGCACAGAGATTCTGCTGGACCCTCG GGCCATCCGCCACAACTACCTGAAGAGCTGGTTCCTGGTGGACTTTGTGTCCTCCATCCCCGTGGACTACATCTTCCTGATGGTGGACAGTCTGGACTCTGAGGTGTACCGGACGGCCCGGGCGCTGCGCATCGTGCGCTTCACCAAAATCCTTAgcctgctgcggctgctgcgcCTCTCCCGACTCATCCGCTACATCCACCAGTGGGAAGAG ATCTTTCACATGACGTACGACCTGGCCAGCGCCATGGTGAGGATCGTCAATCTGATCGggatgatgctgctgctgtgcCACTGGGACGGCTGCCTGCAGTTCCTGGTGCCCATGCTGCAGGACTTCCCGCCAGACTGCTGGGTCTCCAAGAACCTGATGGTG aACGACACGTGGGGCGTGCAGTACTCATACGCCCTCTTCAAAGCCATGAGCCACATGCTGTGCATCGGCTACGGTGCCCAGGCCCCGGAGGGCATGACCGACGTGTGGCTCACCATGCTGAGCATGATCGTGGGCGCCACCTGCTACGCCATGTTCATCGGCCACGCCACTGCCCTCATTCAGTCGCTGGACTCGTCGCGTCGACAGTACCAGGAGAAG tacAAGCAGGTGGAGCAGTACATGTCCTTCCACAAGCTTCCTGCAGACGTCCGCCAAAAGATTCACGAGTACTACGAGCACCGCTTCCAAGGGAAGATGTTCGACGAGGAGAACATTCTGGGAGAACTCAGTGAGCCCCTTAaagag GAGATTGTGAGCTTCAACTGCCGCAGCCTGGTGGCCAACATGCCGCTTTTCGCCAACGCTGACCCAAACTTTGTGACGGCCGTGCTGACCAAGCTCCGCTTTGAGGTCTTTCAGCCGTCCGACTTTATCATCCGAGAGGGCACGATGGGGAAGAAGATGTACTTCATCCAGCACGGCCGCGTCAGCGTGCTCACCCGCGGCAACAAGGAGACCAAACTCAGCGACGGCTCCTACTTTGGAG AAATCTGCCTGTTGACACGAGGGCGGCGGACGGCCAGCGTGCGCGCCGACACGTATTGCCGTCTGTACTCGCTCAGTGTGGACAGCTTCAACGAGGTTCTGGAGGAGCACCCCATGATGCGGCGGGCCTTCGAGACCGTTGCTGTCGACCGATTGGACCGGATAG GCAGGAAGAACTCTATGCTGCTACGCAAGTCCTCTCAAGGAGGCTCACTCGGGAGCAGCATGGGCCGCGGCGGGGGTCGGGGAGGAGGAGGTGCGGGAGCGGGCGCCGGGCTGACGGCGGGCAGCCTGGGCTCCTGCGACAGCATTCTGGTACAGCAAATCGTCAAGCACGACAGCATGCCAGCCATGCAGGATGCCAtcgcggcagcggcagcggcgggAAGAGGTGGCGTCATGGGAGGCGGCGGCAACGGCGCCATGTCCCCCAGGCCTCGCCCCGTCATCTGGGCACCACTGGTACACGCCCCGCTGCAGACAGCGGCCGCCACTAGCAACGTGGCCATCGCCCTCatgcaccagcagcagcagcagcacgcgCTGGGAGGCACGTTCTTCGTGCCTTCCCCTCTGATCTCGCCGTCTCCCTCCTCCTCGTTTCCGCTCTCGCCTCCTCGGGCTCCCATTTTGCAACCCTTGCGCCCCTCCGTTAGCTCCCTCATCGGAATGATGGCCATGAGCGGGATGGGAGGTTTGTCCCCCAGAGCGTTCCCTGCCTCCCCCTCCAGCATGGGCCCACTGGGCGGGATGACTTCCCCGCCGGTGGCCAAAACGCCTCCCACCGCTGCCGCTGTGCCAGTCCAACAAGGAAGGACTCTTCACTACAACCTGCGCCTCCAAGGCGATTACCCCTCGGTGCTCGGCGGATCCCTGGTCACCCCACCTGCCGGAGGAGCGTCAACGCCACCCGTCGCCAAGATGCAGAGCGCCAAGCCTGTTGCTGCCTCCTCCGGCCCCTCAGACGGCAGCCCCGTTGCGACCAACCAGCAGGGGGCCAAAGAAGCTCTGCTGCGCCACAGTTGTCAAGGCCTGCCCGCCTTGGGCAGACTGACCCAGGAGGCCAGGCTGCTGTCGGCGTCGCAGCCCACGCTGCCTCACCGCTCCTGGGCCGGAGTGCAGCCTCACCCGCCTCTCCATCGCAAGGCCTCCGGAGGCAATTTGCTGGCGGCTCCTTTCCTGGCGGGGTCGCTGGCTCGAGGTGGCAGTGCAGGAATGCTGAGCTCCAACCCTGCGGTGCAGCCCGTCGCAAATCTCGCATCTGGTCCGCAGATCCAAGCGCCTCTTCTGCCTAACATGTACGTGCATTGTGGCCCGCACGGCAATCCTTTGGCCCTCTCCGCATCTCCACCATCTGCCATGCCAGTGTCCCCGACGCCGGTGCAGACGCCCCGCCCCAAAGCGACTCTGAGCGCGCCTTCCCGCTCGTCCTCGCCGCCGCCCTGCTCCACTCCTCCCTCGGCAGGAACCGCCCCGCTGCCGCTCGCATCAACTCCACGGCCCAAACCTGTGACCAGCCCTTCTCCCCGCTCTTCATCTCCCTCGCCATCCTCCACGCCTCCTCCCTCATCTGTTTCCGCTCCGGTTCCACTGCCCCAAACATTTGGGCGCAAGTCGTCTCTGAGCTCTTCACCGCCATCACCTGCGGTCGCCATGTCCCCGGCATCCCCGCAAGGCGCACGGGTAAAGGCATCTAGCACGCCGCCCGCGGTGTCACCGCTGTCTGGCGCCAGTCCAGCACCCACCCCGATCCCCTCCCCAACTGTCACACGGGTGGCGCGCAGCCATCCACCGCCCACTCCCCACAGCCCCACTTCAACACCATCACCTGTCATTGTTCCCCAAAGTCCCGGACAGACACTGGCGCCACCTCCAGCGCAGACATCCACTGCTTGCCTGAGTAAATCCCAGAGTCCAAGCTCCTGTCTGCAGCCTTCTGTCTTTAGTTCCGCCAGAAGCCCTCCTCCCATCCAGATCTCTAAAGCCATGTCTTCTCTCACGTCAAATCCTGCCCTGGCGATCACAGGCTCCTCCGCCAAAGTCCGCTTCACCGTTCACCCGGTAAAGCAAACCCATCCCGTGCTCGGCTCGAGCCCCGCCCCGGGCTTGAATCGTCCCGCAAAGTCAAGCTCAACAAAGCCCCCCTCTTTGGCCGCAACACCCCTCGGTGACTCGGCCGCATCCACTCTCCCTCCGCAACCGAACACAGTCCCACTGGCACCGGGCCATCCTTCTCGACTTGATTCGCCCTCACGTGCCGCTCCATCAATGCAAACAGCCACCCCGGCGAATGGCGCCTCCCCAAAGGTTGGTCAAACTGAGCCCCAGCTGCCAGTGGCCAGAAAAGACTCAGAGGGGTTGAGGCACAAACTGCCTGCCAACATGTAA